The following proteins are encoded in a genomic region of Blastopirellula marina:
- a CDS encoding PPC domain-containing protein: MKRFHLLALVLAVTSLAATAGWAAEPNLQRLDPPGFQRGTEVEVTLRGDRIEDAEELMFYEPGVTMKSLEKVDAKSAKVVLNVAPDCRLGQHGLRLRTASGISDINLFYVGALPEVEEKEPNNDFKEPQPIEFGSTVNGVVQNEDVDYFVIEAKKGQRISAELAGLRLGRTFFDPYLAILNEQRFELAKSDDEPLVFQDCVCSLIAPEDGKYIIQVRESSYGGNGNCVYRLSVGSFPRPLGIYPTSGKPGEEIDVTWLGDASGIQSAKVKLPETPGEFLYYPEDEYGIAPSPNRLFVSDLPDTTEVEPNANQDQATPMEAPGMASGVIGEKGDEDYFKFPAKKGQEYDIRVYAREEIRSYLDPVINVFQADGKHIQGNDDSNGNIDSYLRIKAPEDGDLVIRVRDHLNSGSPLNVYCVEVTQRKPALTIEVPEVERYKARTVSIPQGNTMAVMLSARRENFGGELNFSFEDLPEGVEVTTFPMADNTNLLPVLLSAKADAQPNGKLVDVVARPTNEDLKIEGHIKQRSMLVRGQNNRDMWGHDANRLAVAVTEKVPFKIEIVQPKVPIVRDGSMQLKVVATRDEGFDNEIRIRLLNDPPGIGASRSIKIEKGKNEALIPMTANGGAQIGTHKICVLGTAGYKAGSVEVATPFADLTVEDRLVDFAFNKAAVEQGQDTKVIVGLSPKRDFPGEATVQLLGLPAGASSEPIKVTKDVEEAVFDVKVAKDAKDGKHASIVARITVSQNEEPIIQTNGNIELRIDKPLPPKVATAAPPKAEAKKEAPKPAPEKPLTRLEQLRLAKEQGN; encoded by the coding sequence ATGAAACGCTTCCATCTTCTTGCTTTGGTTTTGGCCGTTACCTCGTTGGCGGCAACTGCCGGTTGGGCTGCCGAACCAAATTTGCAACGGCTTGATCCGCCTGGATTTCAGCGCGGGACCGAAGTCGAAGTCACCCTTCGCGGTGATCGAATCGAAGACGCCGAAGAATTGATGTTCTACGAACCTGGAGTGACGATGAAGTCGCTCGAGAAGGTTGACGCGAAAAGTGCCAAGGTGGTCTTGAACGTCGCCCCAGATTGCCGCTTAGGCCAACATGGTTTGCGGCTTCGTACAGCTTCCGGCATTAGTGACATCAACTTGTTTTATGTCGGCGCCTTGCCTGAGGTGGAAGAGAAGGAACCGAACAACGACTTCAAAGAACCTCAGCCGATTGAGTTCGGATCGACTGTCAATGGTGTCGTGCAGAACGAAGATGTTGATTACTTCGTTATCGAAGCCAAGAAGGGGCAGCGTATTTCCGCCGAACTGGCCGGTTTGCGACTTGGCCGGACCTTCTTCGATCCCTATCTGGCAATCCTGAACGAACAGCGTTTCGAGCTCGCCAAGAGCGACGACGAACCACTGGTCTTCCAAGACTGCGTTTGCTCGTTAATTGCTCCCGAAGATGGCAAGTACATCATCCAGGTTCGGGAAAGCAGTTACGGCGGTAACGGCAACTGTGTTTATCGCCTCAGTGTTGGTAGCTTTCCACGGCCGTTAGGTATTTACCCAACCAGCGGTAAGCCTGGGGAAGAGATTGACGTGACCTGGCTCGGCGATGCATCTGGCATTCAATCGGCGAAGGTCAAACTGCCAGAAACCCCTGGCGAGTTTCTCTACTACCCAGAAGACGAGTATGGAATTGCTCCGTCGCCCAACCGTTTGTTCGTATCGGATCTACCCGACACGACGGAAGTCGAGCCGAATGCCAATCAGGATCAGGCAACTCCCATGGAAGCCCCAGGGATGGCTAGCGGTGTGATCGGCGAAAAGGGAGACGAAGACTACTTCAAATTCCCTGCGAAGAAAGGTCAGGAATACGACATCCGAGTTTACGCTCGCGAAGAGATTCGGTCGTATCTCGATCCCGTGATCAATGTCTTTCAGGCCGATGGGAAACATATTCAAGGAAACGATGATTCCAACGGTAACATCGACAGCTACCTACGAATCAAAGCGCCAGAAGATGGCGACTTGGTCATTCGTGTTCGCGATCACCTGAATTCAGGCAGTCCGCTAAACGTTTATTGTGTCGAAGTGACCCAGCGAAAGCCAGCATTAACCATCGAAGTACCTGAGGTTGAGCGATATAAAGCCCGTACGGTCAGCATCCCGCAAGGCAACACGATGGCAGTCATGCTTTCGGCCCGTCGCGAAAACTTTGGTGGGGAGCTGAATTTCAGCTTCGAGGATCTGCCAGAGGGTGTTGAAGTCACCACGTTCCCGATGGCGGACAACACGAACCTTTTGCCGGTTCTGCTTTCCGCAAAGGCTGATGCTCAGCCGAACGGCAAGTTGGTTGACGTGGTCGCTCGCCCAACCAACGAGGACTTGAAGATTGAAGGTCACATCAAACAGCGAAGTATGCTGGTGCGTGGTCAAAACAATCGCGACATGTGGGGACACGACGCCAATCGTTTGGCGGTTGCCGTAACCGAGAAAGTTCCGTTCAAGATTGAAATTGTGCAGCCCAAAGTGCCGATCGTGCGAGATGGCTCGATGCAATTGAAAGTGGTTGCGACGCGTGATGAAGGCTTCGATAACGAGATTCGCATTCGTCTCTTGAACGATCCGCCAGGCATCGGCGCATCGCGTTCGATCAAAATCGAGAAGGGCAAGAACGAAGCCTTGATCCCGATGACGGCCAACGGTGGTGCTCAAATTGGCACCCACAAGATCTGCGTTCTCGGAACCGCCGGGTACAAAGCAGGCAGCGTGGAAGTGGCGACGCCGTTCGCTGATTTGACGGTCGAAGATCGTTTGGTCGATTTCGCCTTCAACAAGGCGGCCGTCGAACAAGGCCAAGACACCAAGGTTATTGTCGGCTTGAGTCCGAAACGAGACTTCCCAGGCGAGGCGACCGTCCAACTGCTGGGCCTTCCGGCCGGGGCGAGTTCCGAGCCGATCAAGGTGACCAAGGACGTGGAAGAAGCAGTCTTCGACGTGAAGGTTGCTAAAGACGCGAAAGATGGGAAGCATGCTTCGATCGTGGCTCGCATCACCGTCAGTCAGAATGAAGAGCCGATCATTCAGACCAACGGCAACATCGAACTACGGATCGACAAGCCGCTGCCGCCGAAGGTAGCCACCGCTGCACCGCCGAAAGCGGAAGCGAAGAAGGAGGCTCCGAAGCCTGCTCCAGAAAAGCCGCTAACTCGCTTAGAACAATTGCGACTAGCCAAAGAACAAGGCAACTAG
- a CDS encoding DUF1549 and DUF1553 domain-containing protein, whose amino-acid sequence MLCLAVSTARAESSIREINVYPSSIELLTSRDSQRYIVVATRDDDVTLDVTAQATVALADESKVKRDGNLILPAADGETTLSVEYGGHKVEVPVKVEQASDERPVSFHLDVMSVFMRAGCNTGSCHGAARGKDGFRLSLFGFDPNGDYFRTTREQATRRINLANPESSLLLEKAIGAVPHTGGKLFDKDSEYYATLLRWLETGANQDEGEVPRCQNIEIYPPKAVLEGEGAQQSFIVKAFYSDGTTRDVTNLAVFMSNNDNSAPIDADGLCTASKRGEAFVMARFETHTVGSQVIVLPKELQYEKPQIAGNYIDELVGAKLHKLRILPSEVCSDEEYLRRATVDITGKLPTEEEYQEFIADTSDDKRAKLVDRLLERKEFSEIWAMRWAELLMIKSTNTVSQKSAFLYYSWLTEQISNDVPLDQMVREILTASGGTFSSPATNYYEIERDTLKTAENVAQVFMGLRTQCAQCHNHPFDRWTMDDYYGFAAFFSQIGRKNTEDYRERIIYDRRSGDVRHLVDNRVMEPKFLGGVVPDMKGRDRREVLAEWLTAPENPYFASSVANRVWASFFGVGIVDPVDDVRVSNPASNPELYETLGNKLIEYNYDFKKLVRDICASTAYQRKTLPNDSNRSDTKNFAYAQVRRIPAEQLLDCISAATNHDEKFGGLPLGASAVQIADGRTSNYFLTTFGRSQRETVCSCEATTSPTLSQALHMLNGSATQGKISQGKLVEGWVKEGLSEDAIIEKIFIRCLSRKPSAEEREKLLATMKEEENKQRGLEDIFWAVLNSREFMFNH is encoded by the coding sequence ATGTTATGCCTGGCGGTTTCGACTGCCCGAGCCGAGAGTTCGATTCGCGAAATCAACGTCTATCCTTCTTCGATCGAACTGCTCACCAGCCGTGACTCGCAGCGTTACATCGTGGTCGCCACTCGTGACGATGACGTAACACTGGATGTCACCGCCCAAGCGACAGTCGCGTTGGCAGACGAAAGCAAAGTCAAACGGGACGGCAACTTGATTCTTCCCGCAGCCGATGGCGAAACGACGTTGTCGGTCGAATATGGTGGCCACAAGGTCGAAGTTCCCGTGAAGGTCGAGCAAGCGAGCGATGAGCGTCCCGTTAGCTTTCATCTCGACGTGATGTCGGTTTTCATGCGTGCCGGTTGTAACACCGGAAGTTGCCACGGGGCGGCTCGCGGTAAGGATGGGTTCCGGCTCTCGCTGTTCGGTTTCGATCCGAACGGAGACTACTTCCGCACGACGCGCGAGCAGGCAACTCGCCGTATTAATCTGGCCAATCCAGAATCGAGCTTGTTGCTGGAAAAGGCGATCGGCGCCGTGCCACACACCGGTGGTAAGTTGTTCGATAAAGACTCCGAGTATTACGCGACCCTTCTTCGTTGGCTGGAAACGGGTGCTAACCAAGATGAAGGCGAAGTGCCGCGCTGCCAGAACATTGAAATTTATCCGCCTAAAGCAGTACTAGAAGGGGAAGGGGCCCAGCAGTCGTTTATCGTCAAGGCTTTTTACTCGGACGGTACAACTCGAGATGTGACCAATTTGGCCGTCTTCATGTCGAACAATGACAACTCGGCACCGATCGATGCCGACGGTCTGTGTACAGCATCGAAGCGAGGCGAGGCGTTCGTCATGGCTCGCTTTGAAACGCACACGGTGGGGAGCCAGGTCATCGTGCTGCCGAAAGAATTGCAGTACGAGAAGCCTCAAATCGCCGGTAACTACATCGACGAGTTGGTGGGCGCCAAGTTGCACAAGCTAAGGATTCTGCCGAGCGAAGTCTGCTCGGATGAAGAATACCTCCGTCGAGCCACGGTCGACATTACCGGCAAGCTGCCAACGGAAGAAGAGTATCAAGAATTCATCGCGGATACTTCCGATGACAAGCGAGCCAAGTTGGTCGATCGTTTGCTCGAGCGGAAAGAGTTCTCTGAAATCTGGGCGATGCGTTGGGCCGAGTTGTTGATGATCAAGAGCACCAACACCGTCAGCCAAAAGTCAGCCTTTCTTTATTACAGTTGGTTGACCGAGCAGATCTCAAACGATGTGCCGCTCGACCAGATGGTCCGTGAAATCTTGACCGCTTCCGGTGGTACGTTCAGTAGTCCGGCAACGAACTACTACGAGATCGAACGCGATACCTTGAAGACGGCAGAGAATGTCGCCCAGGTTTTCATGGGACTGCGAACTCAATGTGCTCAGTGCCACAACCATCCATTCGATCGTTGGACGATGGACGATTACTACGGATTCGCCGCGTTCTTCTCACAGATTGGCCGTAAGAACACCGAGGATTACCGGGAACGCATCATTTACGATCGTCGCAGCGGTGATGTTCGGCACTTGGTTGACAACCGCGTGATGGAGCCAAAGTTCCTGGGTGGCGTGGTTCCGGACATGAAGGGACGTGATCGTCGTGAAGTGCTCGCTGAGTGGTTGACTGCCCCTGAGAATCCCTACTTCGCTTCCAGCGTGGCGAATCGTGTTTGGGCCAGCTTCTTCGGTGTGGGGATCGTCGATCCGGTCGACGACGTCCGCGTGAGTAATCCAGCCAGCAACCCGGAACTATACGAGACGCTCGGTAACAAGCTGATCGAATACAACTACGATTTCAAGAAGCTCGTTCGCGATATTTGTGCCTCAACCGCCTACCAACGAAAGACCCTCCCCAACGATAGCAATCGTTCTGATACGAAGAACTTTGCTTATGCTCAGGTTCGCCGAATTCCGGCCGAACAGCTTCTCGATTGCATTAGTGCAGCCACCAATCATGATGAGAAGTTCGGCGGTTTGCCGCTCGGTGCGAGTGCCGTTCAGATCGCCGATGGTCGGACTTCGAACTACTTCCTGACGACCTTTGGCCGAAGCCAACGCGAAACGGTTTGCAGCTGCGAAGCCACTACCTCGCCGACTTTGTCGCAAGCGTTGCACATGCTTAACGGTTCCGCGACGCAAGGTAAGATTTCGCAAGGTAAGCTTGTGGAAGGCTGGGTCAAGGAAGGTTTGAGTGAGGATGCAATCATCGAGAAAATCTTCATTCGTTGCCTCAGCCGAAAACCGAGTGCCGAGGAACGTGAAAAGCTTTTGGCGACCATGAAGGAAGAAGAAAATAAGCAGCGCGGGCTGGAAGATATCTTCTGGGCGGTGCTCAACTCGCGTGAGTTCATGTTCAATCACTAA
- a CDS encoding DUF1501 domain-containing protein, with product MTKCKGNPLSRRNFLTVGAAAGLGLTMSDMFRLQKAQAEIKDYDFIEAKAKSVIHIYLPGGAAQQELWDPKPYSPIEYRGEMKTVKTNTGEYFSESLPKTAGIADKLCIIRSMTHGEAAHERGTHNMFTGYRPSPALKFPSFGAVVSHEYGPRKNLPPYVCVPNVPNEFAGTGYLSSSFAPFSLGADPASGGFKVRDLSLPGGVDESRFYRRRSALEAVNSYFAQKNESDQVAAMDTFYERAYSLVSSPEAREAFNIDAEDAKLRDEYGRNTAGQRMLMARRLVQAGVRMVTLTYGGWDMHNQITNSIKRQVPDFDQAFATLIRDLERQGILDDTLVMVSSEFGRTPKINKDAGRDHWPKVFSVALAGGGLKKGYIHGASNATSSEPELDPVGPEDLATTMYHQMGIVADKELMAPGDRPIEIVDGGKVIKELLA from the coding sequence ATGACGAAGTGCAAGGGGAATCCGCTCAGTCGACGTAACTTTCTGACCGTCGGTGCCGCCGCTGGTCTCGGACTGACGATGTCGGACATGTTCCGACTTCAAAAGGCTCAAGCCGAGATTAAAGATTACGACTTCATCGAAGCCAAGGCGAAGAGCGTTATTCACATCTACCTGCCCGGTGGTGCCGCCCAGCAAGAATTGTGGGATCCCAAGCCTTACTCGCCGATCGAGTATCGCGGCGAGATGAAAACGGTCAAAACCAATACGGGCGAATACTTCAGCGAGTCGCTTCCTAAAACAGCAGGAATTGCTGACAAGTTGTGTATCATCCGCTCGATGACGCATGGTGAAGCGGCTCACGAACGTGGTACTCACAACATGTTCACCGGGTATCGCCCGAGCCCAGCGTTGAAGTTCCCCAGCTTTGGGGCAGTGGTCAGCCATGAGTACGGCCCACGTAAGAATCTGCCTCCTTACGTTTGCGTTCCGAATGTTCCTAATGAATTCGCAGGGACGGGTTACCTCAGTTCTTCGTTCGCTCCTTTCTCGTTGGGTGCTGATCCAGCGAGCGGCGGATTTAAGGTGCGTGACTTGAGCCTGCCAGGCGGCGTCGATGAATCTCGCTTCTATCGTCGCCGTTCGGCGTTGGAGGCGGTCAATTCGTACTTCGCTCAGAAGAACGAATCGGATCAAGTGGCCGCCATGGACACCTTTTACGAACGAGCCTACAGCCTGGTTTCTTCGCCGGAAGCTCGTGAGGCATTCAACATCGATGCGGAAGATGCCAAGCTGCGTGACGAATATGGTCGCAATACCGCGGGCCAGCGTATGCTGATGGCTCGCCGCTTGGTTCAAGCAGGCGTCCGCATGGTCACGCTCACCTATGGTGGATGGGACATGCACAACCAGATCACGAACAGCATCAAACGCCAAGTGCCAGACTTCGACCAAGCCTTCGCGACTCTGATTCGTGACTTGGAGCGTCAGGGCATTTTGGATGACACGCTCGTGATGGTTTCCTCAGAATTCGGCCGTACGCCGAAGATCAATAAGGATGCCGGTCGCGATCACTGGCCGAAGGTGTTCAGTGTCGCCCTTGCGGGTGGTGGTCTGAAGAAGGGCTACATTCATGGTGCCTCGAACGCTACCTCCAGCGAGCCGGAACTCGACCCGGTCGGCCCAGAAGATTTGGCAACGACCATGTACCACCAAATGGGTATCGTGGCGGACAAAGAGTTGATGGCCCCGGGCGATCGTCCGATTGAAATCGTCGACGGTGGCAAGGTAATCAAAGAGCTGTTGGCTTAA
- a CDS encoding PQQ-binding-like beta-propeller repeat protein, protein MRLFCGFLGMLVLFSGCRQEPVEEIHSPTASADDVAHPIEFPPGSWPWWRGPDRNNVVTENVVDFQWSSQPNVAWSAKIQGLGHSSPIVVGDKVLITTADEKQESKSLLCYDAATGKPQWTRPIHQGGFMRTHQKNSQASSTPASDGKYVFTAFMVKDSLYVTAVDLAGQIVWQKEAGPFRSQHGYGSSPVIFDSYVIVLGDSDGPGFLAALRRDTGEIVWRISRSNQPSYGTPILADIAGKTQLLVGGTGHTISYNPENGQEIWRVSGPAKTTANTPNVAGDLVISSGGYPQNGVLAIRADGTGDVTSTNLAWNARERIYVPSPLINAGKVFAVNDDGIGLCYDIETGERLTRQRIGGNFSASLTLYGDHMLAPDEQGTMHIFRATSDFDEITTFRLDGNGFASPVFAGGKLFWRTSTHLYCLVPGTPAP, encoded by the coding sequence ATGCGATTATTTTGCGGTTTTTTGGGCATGTTGGTGCTATTCTCAGGCTGCCGACAAGAGCCTGTCGAAGAGATACACTCCCCGACGGCAAGCGCAGACGATGTTGCTCATCCAATCGAGTTTCCGCCAGGTAGCTGGCCTTGGTGGCGCGGCCCAGATCGTAATAACGTTGTCACGGAAAATGTTGTCGATTTTCAGTGGTCAAGTCAGCCTAATGTGGCTTGGAGTGCGAAAATCCAGGGACTTGGACACTCCTCGCCGATTGTCGTAGGCGACAAGGTTTTGATCACGACGGCTGACGAAAAGCAGGAGTCGAAGTCCCTTTTGTGCTACGATGCGGCGACTGGCAAGCCGCAGTGGACCCGTCCGATTCATCAGGGCGGTTTCATGCGAACCCATCAAAAGAACTCTCAAGCGTCATCCACGCCGGCCAGTGACGGAAAATATGTGTTCACCGCGTTCATGGTGAAGGACTCGTTGTACGTAACCGCCGTCGATCTGGCGGGACAAATCGTTTGGCAGAAGGAAGCGGGGCCGTTCCGCAGCCAACATGGCTACGGCAGTTCACCGGTTATTTTCGATTCTTACGTGATCGTCCTGGGAGATTCCGATGGCCCCGGCTTTTTAGCGGCCTTGCGTCGTGATACTGGGGAGATCGTATGGCGAATCTCACGTTCGAACCAACCCAGCTACGGCACGCCCATTCTGGCGGATATTGCCGGGAAAACGCAGCTACTTGTCGGCGGTACCGGGCATACGATCAGCTACAATCCTGAAAACGGACAAGAGATCTGGCGAGTATCTGGCCCGGCGAAGACAACCGCGAACACGCCCAATGTTGCAGGAGATCTCGTGATTTCCAGTGGTGGTTACCCCCAAAACGGCGTGTTGGCGATTCGAGCGGACGGAACCGGGGATGTCACTTCCACGAATTTGGCCTGGAACGCTCGAGAGCGAATCTATGTCCCCTCGCCTCTGATCAATGCTGGAAAGGTCTTTGCCGTAAATGATGATGGAATAGGCCTTTGCTACGATATCGAGACGGGGGAACGACTCACTCGGCAGCGAATCGGCGGTAACTTCAGTGCCTCATTGACGTTATACGGCGACCACATGCTCGCCCCAGACGAACAAGGCACCATGCACATCTTTAGAGCGACGAGCGATTTCGACGAAATTACTACGTTTCGCTTGGACGGCAACGGCTTTGCAAGTCCTGTATTTGCCGGGGGAAAGCTGTTTTGGCGGACGTCGACCCATCTATACTGTCTAGTTCCGGGCACGCCTGCCCCCTAA